GCCCAGGGTTTTGAGACCTTTTATAATGTTTAATACCTATTCAGACtacttggaatagttgttgaagtcaatgaaattccatTTAGTAAACTATACAAGTGAATAAAGGCCTAATCTGCCAAAGCAATCGAGCTATAATAGCGTTTCTACAATTATGGTAGTGCAAGAGTCTAATGTTTCTTCCGAGTTCAACTCTGATTTAGTGGTCAGACTGTGCTTTTCTGTAACTATAACAACCCAGGAGGAAGGACATTATCGACCATTCATTATCCGCAAGGCATGCGTTTACAAAAGGTCTGtgaaaaatcatagttagtagaggggactggttatgaaactcggcaaacttcaaagggttaaacaataGCGCGGTCTCTGATGTTGAATAGACCCGTCACGTGACTCTGACCGTGCACAAGTTCGGCACTCCGACGACTCGCTTATGACTCTGATAGTGATGTATTTCAATAACTCGCTTACGATTTGGAACACCGAGATGAACGCgatcaatagagaaaaaagtatcTCTCTGACAGACTGATGGAGTGCGCACGTGGGTCATGCAGGGAGAACATGATACGCAAAGCGGAAAAGTCCTCAAAGGGAGTGATGCACTGAATACGTCAATCACAtgaaatgaacaatcaaaacagcagtaaaatgaGATGTATTTCTGTTCGCCTTTATTGGACCCTTATTAGCCATAATTGGCCATTATTGCTAACAATGatcattattaagtaattacgacgaattgtgtacgcgcaaatgttccgcagtccgcagaacattcacaattctgaaattcgcTGTCGGTCAGTCTTGACATTTGTGTCGCTTTCGCTAATTCGTTGTAATAGTCTGTCGGTCGTCGCCAGTTCGTGGCTATCATGTCGCCGGTtcaaggccatgtcgcttgtcggaatttacccctaacagggcctcagGGATGGCCAAAAGGGAGTAACGAACGGGACGTGAGTACCCATGCAAGGAAACTCCctacagaaagaaaataaaaaattacaaaattataaatcagtGTGAATGAGTTCTATGACAGGAACAGTCTATAAAAGCTGACCAGGTACACGGTTGGTCAATATCGAAAACATTTGCTAGTAAGTTAAAGTAGTGATTGGTGACAAAATTCTTGAATGATGAAAGAGTACCTAGGGAAGACGGAGGAGCTACTTTACACATAATGTTCCACAGTTTTGTAATTCTATTAAAATATGAGGCCTTAAATAAAGATGTTTTACAGGACTGAGTTTTCAGCAATATTTCCGGATTAAAGCAGTTTCTTGTGCGGTTGTGgggaataaaattaacaaagttGTTAACGTCAATAGGCGATATTCCATACAGacagttataaaaaaaaatattaagtcCTTGATCTCTCGGTCATAACAAAGAGGCAAcatattcaacttaattaagcGTTCTTTGTAAGAGGATTCGTGCAGTCTTTCCTTTAATATCCATCTAGTTGCTCTGCGCTGCACGCGTTCTGTTTTGAGCTTGAGGTATATGTGATGCGGTGACCAGACAACGGTAGCATAAGACAGTTGAGATTTCACAATGGATAAGTAGAGTGTTCGACGGACATTTACATCAGGTAATAGAGGGCAAGTTCTTTTCAGGAGACCCAAGAGTTTATTTGCTTTACTCACTATATTTTGAATATGTGGGTTCCAACTTAGGGTGTCGGTGACTGTAACACCAAGGTCTTTCTCCTCATTAACTTTAAGCAGTTCTGTTGAACCAAGTTTATAGTTGAAGCAAATTGGATGTTTCTTTCTGGTAATAGTTAACACTTTACATTTGGATTCATTGAATTTGAGGTTGTTTCTAGTACTCCAGTTGTCCAGGGAGGATAGTGCTTGCTGTAGGTGTTGAGCGTCGTCCTCAGACTTGACACTGTTGTAAGCTTTGGTATCGTCAGCGTATAAGGCGACATATATGTCAGAAGGTATTGTGTCTGGCAGGTCGTTGATAAATAGTACAAAGAGCAATGGCCCCAAAATGCTTCCTtgtgggttagggttagggtcgtcgtaggcggagtgctaggctgagcaatccctttcagcctagcactccgtctacgacgaatttgttctaccgacgaaacgttcaagattcgcaccacggagctaacgacataccttctgaaacgaggttacaaacgcaactttgttactaaacaaatacaacgggctgcagacattccccgcacacataccctacaacctaaacagacagacaaaccctAAGCAatccctttcagcctagcactccgcctacgacgaatttgttctaccgacgaaacgttcaagattcgcaccacggaactaacgacataccttctgaaacgaggttacaaacgcaactttgttactaaacaaatacaacgggctgcagacattccccgcacccataccctacaacctaaacagacagacaaacccaaacgaATACCTTTCattacgacctataatccatcacttccttccatcttcaacataataaaaaaacactacaatctacttctttcttctgaccgctgcaaaaatgctttcctccatctacctgttgtggctttcaggcgctcccctaaccttcgagacctgctggttacagctaaactgtcccccaatgtaactcattctaattccacacttccttccggttcttttcgctgtggcaaaaactgcgctacctgtccttacattttccatggactaaccaactacaaattctgctctactggcgaaacgcgctccattaatttccacataacttgcgaaactaaaaaccttatctacatgattcaatgcaacagatgccatctacagtacataggagaaactaaacgacgtttaaaagaccgttttaatgaacaccgccgcactttagataacgctaacaccaaatccaaacctactacagtcgcagaacatttcctctcctctccccacaacatctccaaggacatgcaattaatccctatcgaaaaaatattttctaacagagactcgatccgtaaggccagggaagcttttttaattttaaaaggcaggacaattgatcccaacggtcttaatatccgcgaagaaacgtattagatttcagtttattattttagtgatttccgttatttttccgtgactcttagtatttgaattcaaaatctttgtaactgccatgttttatcacattttttccagtattacgtcaacacccatttactatatatatatatgtacatagaagcaattcaatgtaaactctcattgtacctgaagaaggctggtttggccagccgaaatatagtacatcactaaaatcatatctacgttgtatcggctcttgcttaaaatatttagtatCCCAAGATCCTTGGGATCCTTGGGTCCTTGGGAACTGCCAACTAGCCTAAACTATACAACTTTGAATGGGAATGTAACGATCATACATGACAGTTAAAAATATGGGGACGAGATTTAATAAAAATgacggaatgatttccgtacaggtccctacttcattatgcatgcagaataaattaattattcattcgcgctattgttttgtagaacaatacgtatacccaagagaaccgaatatatacatgggtaatttgtacttacgggatgaataaaaacggatctcattttttgtctccctccctctctctcttctttcccttcatcgcccacaccgttactcgtttttgtcccagctttcctctttctatcccttcgtcttgttcttatttccagatcccgctcggatttttctgccattttatcccatgatatgtcactcgcagcttgccttgaacacCGACCCACTGttaacctctggattacttgtccctgttctttaccactgaaataacgtgtcaagttgctaattcacaccttgaaaatgatatttattttgaattctggctgactatttacataacaatgatacgtaattatatacacgtgccgcgccgagcacctacaatcgaacttacacttgcaggttaccgttaagagatccctgttttactactcttgaaacaacccatccctttaataatgctaaccgtaaccctaatcacgactaaaggcactgtttaggcttaaggttagtccctgtgatagttttaggttttccagtattgctgtgaactgtgacctgcttttccttgaagttcatgccccgtgcgtgcggcacacttataagttcactgcgtggaagagtataccacgcttaaagtctgattggtgcatctttcatgggaaactttcatgtacgagttcattgcaattaaaatcgtttcatatttctcttcttttgaagcaaacttgtgtcttcgtaataatcaagatggctaccgaagtaaaagagtcacagcaatgggagaattgatcatttggaaattgtccctgctttatagcctttccagagttgtgcatagagtggtgcaaagaaaacaatttactttcgtcttccgtgtccaaaacctgtgtgaaaacgcagtcagttggcaaagacaaagtgccgcatcgggagatggatctgtttcgcgatgctcaagaaaaaactgcaatggatagccttcaatccgccagaacacatattaattttctgcctgtaaactttccttgaaaaaatactagccctagctacctgggccggaaagtttacaactgcctacaagacaagggctaacatcatctcaccatcgcctaaacttcgtcgacccagacaaacgagcccacagcagggcattgaaaagacatgatggggagtgaaacgaagtatgcctcgtaggggaacatccatggatctctaccaaagctatttacttggaagtatcattgagcatattgccgatctctacaaagagcgataaatcgcaaaatccctctaaatgcaccgttcgtgatcctaaatacaggaaaggaagaaaatatacactttgcagtgtctcggcgaatttttaagcagacaggaagaacaatttcacgataaaaagagcaggtagccattatatttcttatgacagtacttttatttggtttgtttgctatgtttgcgaatctgaaccctattacacgattgcttgaaactccacttcttgcgcttattctaaaactgaaaaatgggtaaaattgcaggaaaagtgccgaaattgcaggaaaaactgttcgattttccgtatttcagacagaagttcgaccgacgttttttaagtccatatagacttagaaaaaaaaacctctaaaaagaaagaacaaagcgccacagtcccaaaggacgtctattgttttcgctattgttttcttgtaacaaaggagtgtatgcataatgaagtagggacctgtgcggaaatcttgccaaaaTGACTTACCTGAACCTCCATTGCAGCAAGGTACAAATTTGATTGTATGTGGTGCGTAGTGTTGGCAAGCGTCCTAATGGGTAGTGATGTGCAAAAACAATATAGTGGACTTTTCATTTAGTGTACTTGAATGTAGTTACCGTGGCCTTGGACATTTCACTGGGTCATACATGACACGCATGAAGCATGCACGCCGTTGCGTTGTTGTAGTGAAACATGGCGGCCAACCCGGTTTCATCTGCAGCAGGAGTCACCACAACCTCCAAATCAAACTCAtctaaaaaagagaaagaaacatTGCTTGCCGTGCTACAGTTTCTAAAGAAGAACAAGTTACCTGTAAGGAAAGTTAATGATTCGTAGCGCGTAGCGGCGGCGTTAACTTGTAAGGAGAAGTTTGCTTTAAGTAATACCGTATATAGTACTTCATTCAGCTTTTTTAACACAATTCTTATGTTGTCCTCACAGGAAACTGAGAAGATCCTCAGGCAAGAGGCCAACTGTTTTGATTCTCTAGAAGAAATAAATCTTCAGACTACTCCAGATGCTGAGCCAGATATCTCTTCAGTTTTGTCTGCTTACAACAAGTGAGTTTCGTCCTTAGGTTGATACCGTTTTATTCTCTTGAGTGAGGTTCTTGAGTCAggttccagcacttggctaagtagcctgacttctggctgttatacgcaattgtggtctcattcacacagaagcccttccagctaatcctgccaagccgatcacatgctggaaaggtcagaccacaacaccgggaacactgtcccctactcttttcaaatagtgtgtgggatctttaacgtcccacagagttaatgaacaagggtgtgagacgggacctccagcttatcgtccttatccgagaagactagagagtctaaccatttgcagatgtaattacaaaggcagcactttctcctcatttatttaaagaccctgagtgttggtccggccggagttgaactcacgacctcccgcgtgacagcccggtgctcaaccaactgaaccaccggTGCACCGTgcacttgcacaaatcccataatacacctcttctACCCCCAGAAAATTTGCGtagcattgttttcgatttcttttgggacatcttcatgtcccaggaggaaaggaaaggaaaaggaaaggaagtttatgtaagtgtctagtcgttctagcgctggagcactcaagtcaaatgttggtttttggagGAGAGGGGAACCAGAGTatgagaaaacctctcggtgtgcacagagtagagaaccaacaaactcaaaacaCATATGATGCTGACTCTGGGgacattggtggaaggcaagtgctttcaccactgtgccatccttgcaccCCACCCAGAAAGTGCAAGCAATGATAATTTATGGGGGGTAAAAGATgagtattatgggatttgtacAAGTAGAGCAAGGGGTTGCAtaatgctattattattattgttattattattattattatattattattattattattattattatttaacatcATGTTTcggctgttgtcattgccgtcttttcttctgATAGGCGAGTCacaacaaatgaccaaaggctaacagaattgtCTCCTtttcacatttccaacactttcctcaaaatccttgcagttcccaacaaagcagttttttgaattactccaacattgaatggtatccctagattttcaatccacctatcaaatcctttggtgacacttcTAAGGGCTCCTATCACCACAGgtacgacttctaccattttgaTAGCCTGGGTAGCAAGCGTTTCGGTGCTGTTTCGGAGCAACGGCCGCGCTAAAATGGGGGCGTGTACGGGGGGCGGGGGtggggaagaaaggaaggaaacgcttgcagacaaaccCCAGGATTTTGAAAACCACCCACACCGCTTGTCATGCCTGAGTGCGCGCACCGACATTTGATCCTGTCAACAGCTGTCATAAATAAATGTCATAAATAAATGTCATAAATAAATAGCTCGGTCTTCCCAGCGGAAGTAAACTTTCCAGGACACGTGTAGaaccaaaacaaattttaaaaacatttcggAAGCATCGCGCTGAGCGAATGGAATATTTCAAATGAATCCGAACGAGCAATGCAGGCTATGTAATTGCAGCTTCAAAGATAAATTTGGTAATGGCAATATTTCTACAGAAAATCCATTTAATCCGTCCAAAAGGAAGGGCTGCAAGGGTGAAATTTTAGCTCAAAACCTTCAGAGAGCTGGATTTGAAGTACTAAAGTGTGACAAGCATTCAAGTCGCGTTTGTAATCCTTGTGCTCGAAAGATTCGAAATCTTGGATCACTGTATTCATTTGTCCTTGAATCGTTACAAGGTAAAATTACCGAGTTTACTGCAGCTACTCCACCAAAGTCAACTTCAGCAAATAAGCGCTTACAGGACACTCCAGAGGGAAAGAGTCCGATTTGCAAATCGGTTCGAGTGTTATCGCCGGCGaccaaaacaaacaagggaaagtctTCACGGAAATCTTTGGAATGTGTGCAGGAAAGGCTTCATGCATCTGAGAAAGAAAATAACGATAATATTGACCAGTATCTGAACATAGACAATCTTCCCGAAGGCAGCCTCCAAGTCAaggttgtttttaaaacagagtCTGAAAATGTTCTCGACTAAATGTTTGGTAAGTTAAGTATGTGACAAAAACTGGCATGCAGCAGCTAACAGCATAACAAAACATTCAGAATTGTTTCCTGAGGTTCGAAAAGCTGTCAATAAAAATGCTTCCAATGAAATGTCAGAATACCTGAAATCTGAAAGCATGTTGCTTTCTAACAAGCCGGACGAAATCACAGGTTTTTCGAACACAATATTCTTAGAGGAACTCCGAATTTTCTGTCCCATGGTTTATCACTTTGTTCTTAGCGCATGTGGCATTCAAGAAAGCGACGTCAAAGTTAAAGGAACAGCTGCAAATGCTGTGGCACTTGCTACTCATCCACCACAACAGCAGCGAGATTGTCGTGAAGCGAGTTGCCTTCTCTTTTGAGGGCCTCGAGGAAACTTTTGGCGAGTGCTTCTTCAGCAGAAGCAAAAAGCAGACGGTATTTTCCGCTCACGATATCTGTTTGGAGGCAGTCAGACAACGAGCCAGCCGAAATCCCCATCGAAGAGGCCTCCTTGATTTGATCGTTTACAATACTTTTCAATGGACAAATTACAAGGACAACATGGTCGTCGTTTACAAGTGCTAAGAGTTGAAAAATCAAGCTTTTTCCAAATCCTGTGGGGAGAACAGCAAGTAAATCTCctccagtgaatagttgttttacaGAAGACTTTTGCTCTTGTCGAAGCTCGCGATTAAATCCCCGTTCCGAGAgaaaatttaatgctttttgtaAAGCAGCTTCGAACACAACATCCAGCTCTTCCGGCATGTTGAATTCTAGCTCTCATCAGATCGGAACAAACCTTTGATCGACACATGTCAAGTAGCCGAGCCAATCAGGCGCTGCGTTCGCTGGCGAACGCAGGTTTTCAAAATCGAGGggtttgtctgcaagcgtttccttccttcccctccccctcccccctctttcattttttgcctcTCGTTTCATTTCTCGTGCGGCCAAAACCGAGAATCTCGTTCCTCGGTCTTTctttgctccgaaacagcacggaaatgcttgctacgcaggctaccatTTTGAGTTTTCACAATCTTCCGatctctctcttcaagtccTGGTATTTTTCCACCTTTCCCCTTTCTTTTTCTCCTACTCTTACATCAGCTGGTACAGCAATATCGATGATTATCCCCTTTCGGTCTTTCTTGTTAATTACAGTTATatctggtcttcttgcctctatcacattgtcacactgaacattaatatcccacaaaactttgacttcttcattttctactATACCTTCTGGGATATGCTCATACCACTTTtccgtattattattattattattattattattattatagtgttAAATCAATGTGCTTCCCTCTTAAAGTGTCCCTGTGATTAaagaaatcacttccttttttccttcagggcccggttgttcgaaagccgattaacttaatccaggattagcgtcaactcttgtttcatgttttcgacttttttgctgaaagtttcttttgcttatttctgtttttcacgattgacttcttctaatgtaaagttttgctgaatatcagcgttgaacagcatttaggagtatagaaataaactccttggttaattttaatctgggattagcgttaattggctattgaacaaccgggcccagattttgaaagtatgtttgcttaacacctgagtggcaaaatgttgagctttgCTTTTTATCccaaggctgtttactttgagtgtaagtctTACAGTACAGGTCAGAGATAAGCGGCCAACGCACACGCAAAACGCACGCACAACTTTTGCGTAAACGCGAGTTGAAAAACGCGTGCGGATACGCGCATTTGCGCGCATTTGACGCGCgtgtttccttttgttattcACTCGCATGACTGTGTTATCTCTGGCATTGTTCtgcacaacaaaaaacaaaacagaaggcaTTTCCTACTATCACCACTAAAAGGATGTCTCCGCCGACAGAGAAAGAGCCGATACGTTTTTTCTTTCCATGTTTTTCGCCCGGGTTTTTTGGTGTCGCTCAACAATTTAATCACTGaacgaatgaaaaaaaattcggaaTTTTCTTATCTCTGGCTCTACAAGTCATAAGCAAGTGCTTAGAATGGAAAAGCACGTTGTTGTTGGAGTTTTAATttgtaatgaaattttatttgGATGCGCCAGACGTAAACAGTGCTTGCGAGCAAACTTTAGTTACCGGTATAATGTTTTAATTCAACAAGACACGCGACGCgtcaatttgttgttttcgcGATTTTGTGACGTGATCTCTGATTCTGTAAGACATAAGAAAGTGCTTGAGACGAGAAGTGTTTCGTTTTAGAAATGAACTCTATCTTGACGAGCCAGACATAAGAGGTTTTTGCAAGCGTTGTTGTAAGCTTATTGATAAGTTTTGATGAGAAATACGAATGTCATGTGTGATGGTCGATTTCTGAACGGgaagttttaaattttcatatctCTGGTTCCATAAAACGTAACAAAGTGCTTGAAATGGGaaaatgttctgtttgtttTACCTCTTAACCGCATGAAATTTACCTGCGAGCGAATTGTATGTACGTTACTGTATGTGCATAAAGAAAGGCGACGCGCCATGTGAGATAACCGAAGCGACGCCTCATTATTGACGATTTCGCGGgaagaagttttgaattttcatatcTCTGGCTCTTTAAGGCGTAGGAAAGCGCTTGAAACGGGGAAATGTTCCGTTGTTTAAGCTcttatttgaaatgaaattcattttgacgcGCCTGACAAGACGAGTTTTTGCGAGCGGATTGTATCTCTCTCATTTTTACAAAGACGCGCGACATTGATATTCTTCTGACGATTTCGCGacaagaagttttgaattttcatgTCACTGGTTCCGCAAGGCTTAAGAAAGTGCTGAAAAGGGGAAAGTGTTAACATTTTCATGCACCCGACATAAATATTGCGCAAGCGAatagttacattttttttttaaatcaagaatACCCCGCTACTTATTTCCACATGTTTACCTGTGAACTGAAAGAAACACGGTGCTGGGTTTGCCAAACGATGTTCAGCTGAATAGCCATTGCCATATACATTTATACAATAAAAAGCTATTAAAACTAACAATGATATAACCACAGTACGTCGACAATGGGCTAACTCGTACATACTAATGAGCTTGGCTTTATGCGCGTATTTCATGCGCGTGCCAAAGACGCAGACGCGTGCGTGTTTGACACGCAGGCGCGTTTTACACGCGCATTTTGGGCCGCATATCTTCGACCTGTACTGTAGATttcatggtccaccattactcatgtttaaaactgaccaattggacctgaGAGagatggatccagggaaaagtgacgtcaaaggctcactagcttagaatttcagcatgtgaatgcAGCTGATTATAGATGCAAAacgcaagtttaaaagtctgaaagcccaaaactcctgtgctgcatattaattctgcgacATACACACGCAtttcattcttaaactagtgagcctttgacatcattttctcctcaatccagctcaaAGTCtcccagttaaaataaacaggtgtcttttttaaaccaAGGCttaactttggtcgcttagtgttcagttaacatagttttgaaatccaaaggaaaataggaattgattttttggttacAGGGGCACTTTCATTCGACCAAAGTGATGTTGCTATTAATGTTTGGTGAATAATACTATAATATTAACacttgttatcattatcataactCAGTGATGCTGATCCAACGAGATATGAGGACTACTACAGCAGGTACAGTGACTCCTAATCTTAGATACTTGTATTTAGAGAATGCAATATCACACTGCTTTGCTAAGGTGATACATGTACTACTGTATTTTGGTCAACAATGTCAAGAAAATTTTTTGTAGGGACAGGTGATGTGAACGAAAGGAACATTTTGTGACATTTATCATACAGAACGTGCATCTCCCTATCCCATATTTATGGGCATGTACTGTACCTGAAATGTGACAGAGCTGAATTCGGGAACATCAGAGACAACTGCAGAAAGGATTCAGGGCACAAAttgtcatgggtcaaaactcactgtGTTAAGCACGCatggcggttacttagcgattGAATCCTcatgtgatacttcatgttgtgtgagCTCACTTTAATAACAacagaattactgtaaaggaatgtaGGGGACAAAGTGGGCTCAACTCACAGTCAC
The genomic region above belongs to Montipora capricornis isolate CH-2021 chromosome 5, ASM3666992v2, whole genome shotgun sequence and contains:
- the LOC138049958 gene encoding transcription initiation factor TFIID subunit 5-like isoform X2, with the translated sequence MAANPVSSAAGVTTTSKSNSSKKEKETLLAVLQFLKKNKLPETEKILRQEANCFDSLEEINLQTTPDAEPDISSVLSAYNNDADPTRYEDYYSSLS
- the LOC138049958 gene encoding transcription initiation factor TFIID subunit 5-like isoform X1; this translates as MAANPVSSAAGVTTTSKSNSSKKEKETLLAVLQFLKKNKLPETEKILRQEANCFDSLEEINLQTTPDAEPDISSVLSAYNNDADPTRYEDYYSRYSDS